CGGGCCTACCTGCTGTACGACGGTGCCATGATAAAATCGGGGACGGCGGAAGAGCTGGCTGCTGACGAGGAGACCCGGCGACTGTACCTGGGCCAGAGATTCAAGCTGGAGAAACAGAAGGCCTAGAGTATGCCGACACTCCAACAAACCCAGAAACTGATCCAGCATTTGTCTCCCCAGCAAATCCTCCAGTCCAGTATCCTGCAGTTGAACAGCCTCATGCTGGAGGAACGTATCCTGGCCGAGTTGGAGCAGAACCCGGCCCTGGAGATGGCCGAGCAGGACCTGCCAGCCAGCCCCGACGAAGAATCTGAAACCGCCGAGAGTGAAGATGAATTTGATTGGGAGGAACTGTTCAACAGCCCGGAAGACTATAACGTCTCCCGTTTTGAAGACCATTCTAGAGAGGCAATCGAGATCCAGCTGGCCGCTTCAGAAGAGTTTATTGAGAACCTCCACCACCAGCTGGTTGACCTGGGGCTATCGGAGGAAGAGCTCAAGATCGCCGATGAGCTATTGGGGAACATTAACAACGAAGGTTACCTCACGGCCGAACCGCTTTTGGTGGCAGACCGGCTGCAGGTTTCGGAAGAAGCGGTAGACAAGGTCCGGCAGGAGATTATGCACCTGAACCCACCCGGTGTTGGTGCCCTCGATCTGCAGGAATGTCTCCTGGCCCAGTTGGAGGTGCGGGGTGAGGATGGTCTGGCCATGGAGTTGGTAGCGCGCCACTTCGAAGACTTCGCCAATCGCAGGTACCAACGCATTATCCAGGCCCTGGGTTGTGGTGAGGATGAGCTGCAGGCAGCCATTGACACTGTAGCGCGCCTCAACCCGAAGCCGGGTATTGGCGCCGCCACTGTCATGGGAGAGTATATCGTGCCGGACCTCACGGTGGGAGAGGACAACGGCGAGTGGGTGGTCATGTTGAACGATACCACTTTACCGGAGCTGTATGTCAGTCCCACGTACCTGGGTATGCTCAGCGGTGGTCAGGGTTTGGATTCGGAGGCCCGGCAGTTTGTGCGGCGCAAGGTGGAAGGCGCCCGGTGGTTCATCCAGGCGGTGCAGCAGCGCCGGGAGACCATGGTCAAGGTTATGCGGGCGATTATCGCCCGGCAGGAGGAATTCTTCCTTAAAGGGCAAGGCCACCTGAAGCCCATGGTGTTGAGGGATATCGCTGATGATGTGGGCATGGATATTTCCACTATCAGCCGGGTGACCAACGGCAAGTACGTTCAGACGCCCCATGAGATTTACGAGTTGAAGTACTTTTTCTCTGAAGGGATGACCACCGATCAGGGCGAGGAGGTATCTACCCGCATCATCAAGCAGGAGCTGCAGAAGCTCATTGACGGTGAGGACAAGCAGCAGCCTTTGAATGATGAGGCCCTGGCCTTGGGTCTCAATGGGCAGGGCTATCCGGTAGCCCGGCGGACGGTGGCCAAGTACCGGGAGCAGTTGAAGATTCCGGTGGCCCGGCTGAGGCGGGAGCTGTGAT
This portion of the Candidatus Neomarinimicrobiota bacterium genome encodes:
- the rpoN gene encoding RNA polymerase factor sigma-54 gives rise to the protein MPTLQQTQKLIQHLSPQQILQSSILQLNSLMLEERILAELEQNPALEMAEQDLPASPDEESETAESEDEFDWEELFNSPEDYNVSRFEDHSREAIEIQLAASEEFIENLHHQLVDLGLSEEELKIADELLGNINNEGYLTAEPLLVADRLQVSEEAVDKVRQEIMHLNPPGVGALDLQECLLAQLEVRGEDGLAMELVARHFEDFANRRYQRIIQALGCGEDELQAAIDTVARLNPKPGIGAATVMGEYIVPDLTVGEDNGEWVVMLNDTTLPELYVSPTYLGMLSGGQGLDSEARQFVRRKVEGARWFIQAVQQRRETMVKVMRAIIARQEEFFLKGQGHLKPMVLRDIADDVGMDISTISRVTNGKYVQTPHEIYELKYFFSEGMTTDQGEEVSTRIIKQELQKLIDGEDKQQPLNDEALALGLNGQGYPVARRTVAKYREQLKIPVARLRREL